From the genome of Streptomyces ficellus:
CTGTTCGCGCTCCCGGGGCTCGCCTATCCGCTGACCGCGCCGCTGTGGCGGGGGGCGGGGGCGGTGACCGGGCTGGTCCTCGCGGGGCTCGTGTCGTGGGCGTGGGGGCAGGCGCTGAGCCACCGCACCTACGTACGTCTCGCCACGGGCCGGCACGAGGCGGGTCTCACGCTGCGGGCCGGTGCGCCGGTGGGCGCCGTGCTGGCGAGCCTGGCCGCCCTGGCGGTGGCGGGACCGGGGGCGGCGGCCCTGTTCGCGGTGGGCCAGTCCGTGTACCTGGCCGCGGCGGGCGTCCTGCTGGTGCTGGGCCGTGAGCGGGTGCTGGCGGCGGCGCTGTCGCCGCTCGTCGTGGGCGGCGCGCTGCTGCTGTACGGGGAGCCGGGGGCGGCCTGGCGGGTCGGTCTGCCGCTGCTGGCCCTCGCGGCGACGACGGCGTCGGCCGTGCGCGCGGTGCGCGGCGCCCTCGGTTCGGCACCGGTGCCGGGGGCGGCCCGGCCGGGGTACCTGTCCTCGTCGCCGTACGGGCTGTTCGGGCTGGCGGCGGGGGTCCTCGTGCTGTCCCTGGGGGCCCGGCACCCGTACACCGTGGTCGCGCTGACGGTGAGCATGGGGCCCGCCGAGTGGCTGCTGTACCGCTTCCGGGGGATGTCGGTGGCGGCGCTGCGGGCGTCGGCCACGCCCGCGGGGTTCCGGCTGCGGACGGCACGCACCCTGACGTTCTGTCTCGCGGCGTACCTGGGGCTGCTCGTCCCGGCGGCGCTGCTGACCGGGGCGCCCGCGGCGGAGGTGGCCGCTCTGGGCGCCGCCCTGTGGGCCGCCCTGCTGCTCCAGGCCTTCGGCGCGGGCTGGTTCCCGGCGGCCGTGTGCCTCCTGGCGGCGGCCGGTGTCCTGGCGGCGGCCACCGGCGGGGCGCCGCCGTGGGTGTCCCTCGCCTGGTGCGCCGCCGCCGCGCTCGCCCTGGCCGGCTGCGTCCTGCACGTGCTGGGCCGGCCCTCCGCGCACGCCTGACCGCACCTTCAGCACTTCCGTCTCGCGCACCACCGCCTCGCGCACCACACGACCAGCCATCCGGACGAAGGGGAACACCACGTGACCTCCGCACCGCTCGCCGCCGTCACCGGAGCCGACGGGTTCATCGGCTCACACCTGACCGAGGCCCTGGTGGCCTCGGGGCACCGGGTCCGCGCCATGGCGCAGTACAACTCCTTCTCGTCGTACGGCTGGCTGGAGGTGCTGCCTCGCGACGTGCTCGACCAGGTCGAGATCGTCCTGGGCGACGTGCGCGACCCCGGTTCGGTGCGCGCCCTCGCCGAAGGGGCGGACGCCGTCTACCACCTGGCCGCGCTCATCGCGATCCCGTACTCCTACCGGGCGCCGCACAGCTACGTCGACACCAATGTGACGGGCACCCTCAACGTGCTGGAGGCGGTGCGGACGCTGGAGACGCCCCGGCTGGTGCACACCTCCACCAGCGAGACGTACGGCACCGCCCGTACGGTGCCCATCACCGAGGACCACCCCATCAACACGCAGTCGCCGTACGCGGCGTCGAAGGCGGGCGGGGACCGGCTCGCCGACAGCTACCACGCGAGCTTCGGCACGCCGGTGGTCACCCTGCGCCCGTTCAACACCTTCGGCCCCCGGCAGTCGATGCGGGCCGTCATCCCGACCGTGATCGGACAGGTCGCCGCGGGCTCGCGCACGATCACGCTCGGGGACCTGCGGCCGACCCGCGACTTCACCTATGTCGCCGACACGGCGCGGGCGTTCCTGGCCGTCGGCACCGCCCCGGCCGAACGCGTCGTGGGGCGGACCTTCAACGCCGGTACGGGGCAGGAGATCTCGGTCGGCGACCTGGTCCGGCTCATCGGCAAGGTGATGGGCGCCGACCTGGACGTCCAGGAGGACGCGCAGCGCATCCGGCCCGCGGCCTCGGAGGTCATGCGGCTGGTCGCGGACGCCACCCGGCTGCGCGACGCCACGGGCTGGGCGCCGGGCCACGACCTGGAGCAGGGCCTCGCCCGGACCGTCGAGTTCTTCCGCGACCCGGCGCATCTCGCCCGCTACAAGACGGACATCTACAACATCTGACCCGCACGGAACCCGTACGAGCCATGGAGAGGGAGGCATCCCCATGCACGCAGTGATACTCGCCGGGGGCAAGGGTGTGCGGTTGCGTCCGTACACCACCGCACTGCCCAAGCCGCTGGTGCCCATCGGGGACCGGCACGCGATCCTGGAGATCGTGCTGCGGCAGCTGGCGGCGGCCGGCTTCACCAGCTGCACGCTGGCCATCGGCCACCTCGGGCAGATCATCCGCGCCTACGTGGGCAACGGCTCGCGGTGGGGCCTGGAGGTCGACTACGCGGCCGAGGAGAGCCCGCTGGGCACGATCGGGCCGCTGCTGATGATGCGGGACCGGCTGCCCGAGACGTTCCTGGTGATGAACGGCGACGTCCTGACCGACCTCGACTACGCCGATCTGCTGCGCCGCCACGCCGGCGGGGACGCCCCGCTGACGATCGCCACCTACTGCCGCCAGGTGCACATCGACTTCGGGGTGCTCACCACCGACGCCGGCAAGGTCGTCGGGTTCAGCGAGAAGCCCAGCCTGGACTACCGGGTCTCCATGGGCGTGTACGGGCTGTCGCGCGCCACGCTGGAGCACTACACGCCGGGCCTGCCGCTCGGTTTCGACGAACTGATCCTCGACCTGCTGGACACGCCCACTCCCCCGGCGTCGTACGAGTTCGACGGCTACTGGCTCGACATCGGGCGGCCGGACGACTACGACCGGGCCAACGCGGAGTTCACCACCCACCAGTCCCTCCTGCTGAAGGGGGCCTGAGACCCGCATGCGCATCCTCGTCCTGGGCTCCACCGGCTACCTGGGGGGCCACGTCACCGCCGGGCTGCGCGCCGTCGAGGGGGCGCGGCTGCTCCTCGGCGGCCGCTCCCCCGGCACCGACCTGGCGGTGGACCTCGCGACGGCCCGGACCGGTCCGCTGTGCGAGGCGCTCGCCCCGCTCGCGCCCGACGTGGTGGTCAACTGCGCGGGCGCCGTGGGGGGCGACCCGGTGACGCTCGCGGAGGTGAACGCCCGGGGGCCGGCCGTGCTGTGCGCCGCGCTGCGGGAGGCCGCGCCGGGCGCCCGGCTGGTCCACCTCGGGTCGGCCGCCGAGTACGGCCCCGGCACCGCCGGGGAGCCGGTCACGGAAGGGGCACCGACCCGGCCGGTCGCCCCCTACGGGGCCACCAAGCTCGCCGGGACGGTCGCCGTCACCTCGTCCGGTCTGGACGCCGTCGTCCTGCGGGTGGGCAACCCGGTCGGGCCGGGGGCTCCGGCGGCCGGGCTGCCCGGAGGTCTGGCGAGACGGCTGTACCGGGCGGGCGGGGACGCGGCGGAGCCGGTGCGGCTCGGCGACCTCTCCGCGTACCGCGACTTCGTGGACGTGCGCGACGTCGCCCGTGCGGTGGTGCTCGCGGTGACCCGGCCGGGCCCGGTGCCCCCGGTGCTGAACGTCGGCGGCGGGCGGGCGGTGCCCGTGCGCGACCTGGTGCACGGGCTGGCGCGTACGGCCGGGTTCACGGGCCGTATCGAGGAGGCGGGCGGCGGGTCGGCCCGCTCGGCCGCCGTCGCCTGGCAGTGCTCCGACATCTCCGCGGCGCGCGAGGCGCTGGGGTGGGCGCCCCGGTACGGGCTCGCCGACTCGCTCGCGGCGCTGTGGGCGGCCGTCGCGGACGCGGCACCGGCGGCGGGCGCGGGCCTGGACGTGGTGCGGTGACGGGGCTCGCCCGGCGGGGGGTGCGGCCGTCGCTGCTGGTGGCCGCGCTGCTCCTGGTGGTCGCGGGGTGCGCCGGGGACACCGCCCCCCGGCCGCCCCGGGAGCGCTGGGTGCCGCGGCCGGGCACGGCGTGGGAGTGGCAGCTGGACGGCCGGGTCGACCCGCGTGCCGACGTACCGGTGTACGACATCGACGGTTTCGAGAACAGCGCCGAGGACGTGGCGCGGCTGCACCGGGACGGCCGCCGGGTCGTCTGCTACGTCAACGCCGGCGCCTGGGAGGACTTCCGTCCCGACAGGGACGACTTCCCCGCGTCCGTCCGGGGCCGGCCCAACGGCTGGAGCGGCGAACGGTGGCTGGACGTCCGGCGCCTGGACGTCCTGCGGCCGCTGATGGAACGTCGGCTGGACATGTGCCGGCGGAAGGGCTTCGACGCGGTGGAGCCGGACCTCGTGGACGGCTACCTCCACGACACCGGTTTCCCGCTCGAAGCCGCGCACCAGCTCGCGTACAACCGCATGATCGCCCGGGCGGCGCACGAGCGGGGCCTGTCGGTCGGGCTGAAGAACGACCTGCCGCAGATCCCGGAGCTGGTCGGCACGTTCGACTTCGCGGTGAACGAGCAGTGCGCCGAGTACGGCGAGTGCGCGCGGCTCAGCCCGTTCGTCCGGGCGGGCAAGGCGGTGTTCCACGTCGAGTACGGGCTCGCGCGGGCCGACTTCTGCGCCGAGACGCGCCGGCTGGGCCTGTCGTCGATGCGCAAGCGGCTACGGCTGGACACCTGGCGTCAGGCCTGCTGACGCCGGGTGTCCGGGCGGCGGCCGGTCAGCGGCCGGTCAGCGGGCTTCGGCCAGTTCGGGGTGGTGGCGGCGGGCGACCTCGGGGTGGGCGCGCACCCAGCCCTTGAGTTCGTTGCGGCCGTACTCGGCGTGCAGGGGATTGGCGTGGTCGTGCGCGATGCCCGGTGCCCGGCCGAGGTAGCCGCCCGGGACGGTGTCGATGACGGCGTCGAGGCGGGGGTTGTAGAAGAACGGCACGGAGAAGCGCTCCACGGCGCCGGGCGGGCTGACGACCCGGTGGTCGGTCGCGACGAGGTAGCCGTTCGTCGCGATCTCCAGCAGCTCGCCCAGGTTGACCACGAAGGCGCCGGGCATGGGAGGGACTTCGATGAACGTGTCGCCGGAGCGCACCTGGAGCCCGCCCACGCCGTCCTGGAGCAGCAGCGTCAGGAAGCCGTAGTCCTTGTGGGCCCCCACGCCCTGGCCGCTGCCGGAGGGCGCCGATCCGGGGTAGCGGATCAGCTTGGTGTGCAGGTGGGGCCGGTCGGCGAAGGCCTCGTCGAAGAAGCCGGCGGGCGCGCCGATGGACACCAGCAGTTCGCGCAGCAGCCGGTGGGCCACCGCGGCCAGCCGCTCCTGCCAGGCCAGCACGACGGTGCGCAGTTCGGGCAGGGCGGCCGGCCACTGGTTGGGGCCCTCCAGCCACAGGTACGCGGGGTCGTCCGGGCCCACCGCCGGTGCGGGCCGTTCGGCGCCGACGTCGAGCTGGTCGCGCCAGTCGGAGCGGCCGCCGGTGAGCTCGTGCCCGATCCGCGTGTAGCCGCGGAAGTGCGGCGAGCGCAGGTTGCTGAGGGCCAGCCGGTCGGCCTCGGGCAGTGCGAAGAACTCCCGGGTGACGCGGAGGATCCGGTCCGTCTCCGCCGGGCCGATGCCGTGGCCGGTCAGGTGGAGGAACCCGACGTCGTGGGCGGCGTCGTGCAGTTCCTCGTGGAACGCCGCGCGGGTGGCGGGGTCGTCGGCCCGGGACAGGTCGATGACGGGCAGCGAGGTGGTGGACGCTGGTGGCATGGACGGCATGATGGCCTTCCGTTTCTGCGGTGACGAGGCCCTGTTCCCGGAGGTGGCGGGATATGGGGGTACGCGGAGCCGTCGGCAGGGGTGTGACCGGGGCCGCGCGCCCCGACAGGACCGTGTGGGTCGTGAGAACCGAGTGGGTCGTGAGGGGGGAGGGTCAGGCCTGCGGCCGACAGCCCATGGTCGTGACGCGCGCGTAGTCCACGTGCCGGCGCATCACGAGAAGAGGAACCCGAAGAGTCACCCGTTGAGCTTAACCCGGCCCACGGCCCGCCGGCCGGAGACGTCGGCCACACGGGCGGCCCCCGCACCGGTCCGGGATGCGGCAGCGGGCGGCGGACAGGACGATCGTCCGGGAGGGCCGAACCGGTCGGCCCTGTTCACACGCCTTTGCGAGGCCGCCATGGCGACCCACCACCATGCCGGTACGGCGCGGCACGGCGACGCCGGTGCGGCCGCGACCGCACGGCTGCTGCGGGAGACCGCCCTGGAGGTGTCCCGCAGCGCGCGGGAGATCCGGGGCGTCGCGGCGCGGGCCGGTGCCGTGCTCGGCTCCCCGCGGTTCGCCCGGTCCGCGCTGCGGCACCCGCTGACCGGGGTGGCGGCGCAGTGGTCGCTGGTGCGCGCGCTGACGAGCGGGGCGGGGCTGGGTTTCGCGCTGGGCGCCGGGGACGGGGTGCTCAGGCGGATGGGGCAGGCCGGTGAGGTGTGCGGCCGGGAGAGCCTGGCGAACCGGGTGGCCGTGACGTCGCTGCGGCTGCGGGCGGCCGCGGTGCTGGCGGTCCACCCGGAGCTGGGGCGGGACCCGGGGATGCGCAGGCTGATGGACGCCGTGACCGGCGACCGGGACGTGGAGGCGCTGCGCGCCCTGCGGGCGATGCTGAAGGACAAGGGGGCCGAGCGGGCCATGTCCACGGTGGCGCCGCTGTTCGCGGAGCTG
Proteins encoded in this window:
- a CDS encoding endo alpha-1,4 polygalactosaminidase is translated as MTGLARRGVRPSLLVAALLLVVAGCAGDTAPRPPRERWVPRPGTAWEWQLDGRVDPRADVPVYDIDGFENSAEDVARLHRDGRRVVCYVNAGAWEDFRPDRDDFPASVRGRPNGWSGERWLDVRRLDVLRPLMERRLDMCRRKGFDAVEPDLVDGYLHDTGFPLEAAHQLAYNRMIARAAHERGLSVGLKNDLPQIPELVGTFDFAVNEQCAEYGECARLSPFVRAGKAVFHVEYGLARADFCAETRRLGLSSMRKRLRLDTWRQAC
- a CDS encoding SDR family NAD(P)-dependent oxidoreductase encodes the protein MTSAPLAAVTGADGFIGSHLTEALVASGHRVRAMAQYNSFSSYGWLEVLPRDVLDQVEIVLGDVRDPGSVRALAEGADAVYHLAALIAIPYSYRAPHSYVDTNVTGTLNVLEAVRTLETPRLVHTSTSETYGTARTVPITEDHPINTQSPYAASKAGGDRLADSYHASFGTPVVTLRPFNTFGPRQSMRAVIPTVIGQVAAGSRTITLGDLRPTRDFTYVADTARAFLAVGTAPAERVVGRTFNAGTGQEISVGDLVRLIGKVMGADLDVQEDAQRIRPAASEVMRLVADATRLRDATGWAPGHDLEQGLARTVEFFRDPAHLARYKTDIYNI
- a CDS encoding sugar phosphate nucleotidyltransferase; translated protein: MHAVILAGGKGVRLRPYTTALPKPLVPIGDRHAILEIVLRQLAAAGFTSCTLAIGHLGQIIRAYVGNGSRWGLEVDYAAEESPLGTIGPLLMMRDRLPETFLVMNGDVLTDLDYADLLRRHAGGDAPLTIATYCRQVHIDFGVLTTDAGKVVGFSEKPSLDYRVSMGVYGLSRATLEHYTPGLPLGFDELILDLLDTPTPPASYEFDGYWLDIGRPDDYDRANAEFTTHQSLLLKGA
- a CDS encoding isopenicillin N synthase family dioxygenase; amino-acid sequence: MPSMPPASTTSLPVIDLSRADDPATRAAFHEELHDAAHDVGFLHLTGHGIGPAETDRILRVTREFFALPEADRLALSNLRSPHFRGYTRIGHELTGGRSDWRDQLDVGAERPAPAVGPDDPAYLWLEGPNQWPAALPELRTVVLAWQERLAAVAHRLLRELLVSIGAPAGFFDEAFADRPHLHTKLIRYPGSAPSGSGQGVGAHKDYGFLTLLLQDGVGGLQVRSGDTFIEVPPMPGAFVVNLGELLEIATNGYLVATDHRVVSPPGAVERFSVPFFYNPRLDAVIDTVPGGYLGRAPGIAHDHANPLHAEYGRNELKGWVRAHPEVARRHHPELAEAR
- a CDS encoding NAD-dependent epimerase/dehydratase family protein, with the protein product MRILVLGSTGYLGGHVTAGLRAVEGARLLLGGRSPGTDLAVDLATARTGPLCEALAPLAPDVVVNCAGAVGGDPVTLAEVNARGPAVLCAALREAAPGARLVHLGSAAEYGPGTAGEPVTEGAPTRPVAPYGATKLAGTVAVTSSGLDAVVLRVGNPVGPGAPAAGLPGGLARRLYRAGGDAAEPVRLGDLSAYRDFVDVRDVARAVVLAVTRPGPVPPVLNVGGGRAVPVRDLVHGLARTAGFTGRIEEAGGGSARSAAVAWQCSDISAAREALGWAPRYGLADSLAALWAAVADAAPAAGAGLDVVR